Proteins found in one Anopheles aquasalis chromosome 3, idAnoAquaMG_Q_19, whole genome shotgun sequence genomic segment:
- the LOC126577105 gene encoding uncharacterized protein LOC126577105 — MSDQDDPLAGGQPQTQTPRSSLGSGALSYSNSSISPSTSSSGSQGSAKSAVSECLGAWLNYLQIMNNLCAAGYRLAQTIAALEPWAYFDQTAAAAAAAGGQQGTTGGTASATTNPLIGGVTPMPPSSGSQRELPFAGGPQGIPSHMAFQFITAWDELARASVMATSTVKSHIVSVLQDFKTQPLATVEQESELLHIKEYNQTILQDNAQTMINLQHQFCVASCDAFAQLMCCYQCQTQVGFPHDPECPMVQHPMSAAATIARSGEQQRSQTPSPHFGPKMDVGPSRLYDRTGSSSTQGSSSDHGTTAYEQTRGPSPHDIRGPSPIQGYLDNIRGPLPNPGHLSGMKAPFYRGSRSPLNFPLFTLNGQRRWSEAAAGEVNSEAALDPESQMRRWSMPWEAKADKTTVHWNQTRLMPVSKLAVPPGAGGPAGSGGNKSSSHGDRSQSTTPDSTWHSSITSQDGLVEAIQLLSCRPIHRLQAPTMMMMMPPPNIGPPFVEEPSGMHQEQEHDTVDPVPAQQHHHATNTMMGGGNPSGLYGIWTQQNPPSAILRQQSIQERMVPPMNYIREQDSSIDEHPPS; from the exons GAGTGTTTGGGTGCGTGGTTGAACTATCTGCAGATCATGAACAATCTGTGTGCGGCCGGGTACCGGCTAGCGCAAACCATAGCAGCCCTTGAACCGTGGGCCTACTTCGATcaaaccgctgctgctgctgctgctgctggtggtcaacAGGGGACCACTGGCGGTAccgcctccgccaccaccaatccgCTCATCGGTGGCGTTACACCGATGCCTCCCAGTTCCGGTTCACAGCGGGAGCTTCCGTTCGCTGGCGGTCCCCAGGGCATACCGTCCCATATGGCCTTCCAGTTCATCACGGCCTGGGACGAACTGGCCCGTGCGTCTGTCATGGCAACCAGCACCGTAAAGTCGCACATCGTGAGCGTGCTGCAGGACTTTAAGACGCAACCGTTGGCCACGGTCGAGCAGGAAAGTGAGCTGCTACATATCAAGGAATACAATCAAACGATCCTTCAGGACAACGCACAAACGATGATCAACctgcagcaccagttctgTGTTGCGTCGTGTGACGCGTTTGCTCAGCTCATGTGCTGCTATCAGTGCCAGACGCAGGTGGGTTTCCCGCACGATCCCGAGTGTCCGATGGTACAGCATCCGATGTCGGCCGCGGCTACCATTGCCCGGTCGGGTGAACAGCAGCGTTCGCAAACGCCATCGCCACATTTTGGACCAAAGATGGATGTTGGTCCATCGCGGTTGTACGATCGAACGGGATCGAGCTCAACGCAGGGTTCGTCCTCCGATCATGGCACTACGGCGTACGAGCAGACACGTGGTCCCTCGCCACACGATATCCGTGGACCGAGCCCGATTcagggctacctggataacaTTCGTGGTCCACTACCGAATCCGGGGCACCTATCGGGCATGAAGGCACCGTTTTATCGGGGCTCGCGGTCTCCCCTTAACTTTCCACTCTTTACGCTCAACGGACAACGACGCTGGTCGGAAGCGGCCGCCGGTGAGGTCAACTCGGAGGCAGCACTCGATCCCGAAAGCCAGATGCGCCGCTGGTCGATGCCGTGGGAAGCGAAAGCCGACAAGACGACCGTCCACTGGAATCAAACGCGCCTAATGCCGGTCTCGAAGCTAGCCGTTCCACCCGGGGCTGGAGGGCCGGCCGGCAGTGGGGGAAACAAGTCATCGTCACACGGTGACCGTAGCCAAAGCACAACACCCGACTCTACCTGGCACTCTTCGATCACTAGCCAAGATGGTCTGGTGGAAGCCATTCAGCTGCTCTCCTGCCGACCCATCCATCGACTACAggcaccgacgatgatgatgatgatgccgccaCCCAACATTGGGCCACCGTTCGTCGAGGAACCGTCCGGAATG CatcaggaacaggaacatGATACGGTGGACCCGGTACCcgctcagcagcaccatcacgccaccaacaccatgaTGGGCGGGGGCAACCCGTCAGGCCTGTACGGTATCTGGACGCAGCAAAACCCTCCCAGTGCTATACTGCGCCAGCAGTCGATCCAAGAGCGTATGGTCCCACCGATGAACTATATCCGCGAGCAGgactcatcgatcgatgagcatCCGCCTTCCTAA